From Humisphaera borealis, the proteins below share one genomic window:
- a CDS encoding TolC family protein, producing the protein MNLRANERLSERIMPRPHRRFIFSTLLLCTWLFIAGCAVDQKAEVDLYRRVLDGRVAATQPYVEGESLTLVRAMTLANQHNEQLGLRGEDYLQSLIAKNRAVANFLPTVSFQPSFTIEQRARDGAPSGSTGSNTTASGGSYQDSGKISYRTEAPIVGSMNLFRGGGDIANLQSADANIERQRLLLLDAQSTILLNVAQVYLQVLRSERAVEVLRNSVSLQEARLKDVKDQFANQLATKLAVAQTQAQVNGTRATLLQAQSDVRNGRHTLALLVGVDTINGKLSEQSVTDAVSDPKHTLTDYEQMALDRREDFAAARAAVVSARAQVDAAFAQYYPSVSLNVAGFLYREFYADASKWNAVLLANVPIFSAGVIEADVRSAWSRLRQAMLNESFVRRQVLNDVRTAFENLDAADRKTAEFEQQVQAAKEALDQARAAFANQLAINLDVLVAQDQVLNSELQLTGVRFDRAVFLLDLTRAIGVLPEVTMQAATRPATLPGLP; encoded by the coding sequence GTGAATCTTCGGGCCAACGAACGACTCTCGGAACGCATCATGCCTAGACCTCATCGCCGTTTCATCTTCTCGACTCTGCTGCTGTGTACCTGGTTGTTCATCGCCGGCTGCGCCGTCGATCAGAAGGCGGAAGTTGACCTGTACCGCCGGGTGCTGGACGGCCGGGTGGCCGCCACCCAACCGTACGTTGAGGGGGAATCGCTCACGCTGGTTCGGGCGATGACACTTGCCAACCAGCACAACGAGCAGCTCGGTCTGCGCGGCGAAGACTATCTGCAGTCCCTGATCGCCAAGAACCGCGCCGTTGCCAACTTTTTGCCCACCGTCAGCTTTCAGCCGTCGTTCACCATCGAACAGAGAGCCCGCGACGGCGCCCCCTCGGGCAGTACTGGTTCGAACACGACTGCCAGCGGCGGGTCCTATCAGGACAGTGGCAAGATCAGCTACCGCACCGAAGCCCCCATTGTCGGCAGCATGAACCTTTTCCGCGGCGGCGGCGACATTGCCAATCTGCAATCCGCCGACGCCAACATCGAACGGCAGCGACTTCTGCTGCTCGACGCGCAGTCGACGATCCTGCTGAACGTCGCACAGGTTTATCTGCAGGTCCTTCGCAGCGAGCGAGCGGTCGAGGTGCTGCGCAATTCGGTCTCGTTGCAGGAAGCCCGGCTCAAAGACGTCAAGGACCAGTTCGCAAACCAACTGGCGACCAAGCTGGCCGTCGCCCAGACGCAGGCACAGGTGAACGGCACCCGGGCAACCTTGCTGCAGGCCCAGAGCGATGTTCGCAACGGCCGCCACACCCTCGCGCTCCTGGTCGGCGTCGACACGATCAACGGGAAGCTGTCCGAGCAGTCGGTGACCGATGCAGTCTCGGATCCGAAGCACACCCTGACCGATTACGAGCAGATGGCGCTCGATCGGCGGGAAGACTTTGCTGCCGCCAGGGCCGCAGTGGTCTCGGCCCGCGCCCAGGTCGATGCTGCGTTTGCCCAGTATTATCCGAGCGTTTCGTTAAACGTCGCCGGGTTCCTCTATCGCGAGTTTTATGCCGATGCGAGTAAATGGAATGCCGTGCTGCTTGCCAACGTGCCGATCTTTTCGGCCGGCGTGATCGAGGCGGATGTGCGATCGGCATGGTCGCGCCTGCGGCAGGCGATGCTGAATGAAAGCTTCGTCCGCCGGCAGGTGCTGAACGACGTCCGCACGGCGTTCGAGAACCTCGATGCCGCCGATCGCAAAACCGCCGAGTTCGAGCAGCAGGTACAGGCGGCCAAGGAGGCGCTCGACCAGGCCCGTGCCGCGTTCGCGAACCAGCTTGCGATCAACCTCGACGTCCTCGTGGCCCAGGATCAGGTCCTGAACTCGGAACTGCAATTGACCGGCGTCCGGTTCGACCGGGCGGTTTTCCTGCTGGATCTCACCCGGGCGATCGGTGTTCTGCCCGAAGTCACGATGCAGGCGGCAACCAGGCCGGCGACCCTCCCCGGACTCCCGTGA
- a CDS encoding peptidylprolyl isomerase encodes MSNRRLQQAVRVIAPAVVGAALALPLASTFLSAQTPPAVQPLVPAQTAPAAPATQPRPDSVVIKLGNETVTLEEFELFISNLNPSDQEMARGPYRRAWADSLANMKLLAKEARNKQLDQKPEVQKQLAVMRDQVLANAMVLNVQETMDDAYLRKHFDEHRQQLERVSARHILIRIPGSAVPLRPGQKELTAAESKAKIDALAARIKAGEDFAKIAEAESDDTGSAVDGGDLGSFTRGKMVAAFEQTAFSLKENEVSAPVQSPFGWHLIQVTGRFDTFEKLAGVLRQQLGPQRTNQLVRDLREQTKVELNDAIVGPPAPVAPVQGQPVQGQPVP; translated from the coding sequence GTGTCCAACCGCCGTCTGCAACAAGCCGTCCGTGTGATCGCCCCCGCCGTTGTCGGTGCCGCGCTGGCCTTACCGCTGGCAAGCACGTTTCTGTCGGCACAGACGCCGCCGGCGGTGCAGCCGCTGGTGCCCGCGCAGACCGCGCCGGCCGCTCCTGCCACGCAGCCGAGGCCGGACTCGGTCGTGATCAAGCTGGGTAACGAAACAGTCACTCTGGAAGAGTTCGAGCTGTTCATCTCGAATCTGAATCCCAGCGATCAGGAAATGGCGCGCGGCCCCTATCGCCGGGCCTGGGCCGATTCGCTGGCCAACATGAAGCTTCTCGCGAAGGAAGCCCGCAACAAGCAACTGGATCAGAAGCCCGAGGTTCAGAAGCAGTTGGCCGTGATGCGCGACCAGGTGCTGGCCAACGCGATGGTGCTCAACGTGCAGGAGACGATGGACGATGCGTACCTGCGCAAGCACTTCGACGAGCACCGCCAGCAGCTCGAACGCGTCTCTGCCAGGCACATCTTGATCCGCATCCCGGGGTCGGCCGTGCCACTTCGCCCGGGGCAGAAGGAGCTGACAGCTGCGGAGTCCAAGGCAAAGATCGATGCGCTTGCCGCCCGCATCAAGGCCGGTGAAGACTTTGCCAAGATCGCGGAGGCCGAGTCCGACGACACGGGATCTGCGGTTGACGGGGGCGACCTGGGCAGCTTTACCCGTGGCAAGATGGTTGCCGCGTTCGAGCAGACGGCTTTCTCGCTGAAGGAAAATGAAGTCAGCGCCCCGGTGCAGAGTCCGTTCGGCTGGCACCTGATCCAGGTCACCGGGCGGTTCGATACGTTTGAAAAGCTGGCCGGCGTTCTGCGTCAGCAGCTCGGACCACAGCGGACGAACCAACTGGTGCGTGATCTGCGGGAACAAACCAAGGTCGAATTGAACGACGCGATCGTCGGTCCGCCGGCACCCGTCGCCCCTGTTCAAGGTCAGCCGGTTCAAGGTCAGCCGGTGCCGTGA
- a CDS encoding glycosyltransferase family 4 protein: MKRVLILANNLRQASYRVRVEALLPLLRDRGFQITVGLRKTNPITTWRLLASAGAYDTVVLQRKMLEGWEARVLRKAAKRVIYDIDDALMYFNRPVSWHSKLRTRLRFRATVRAVDHVVAGNEYLADIFRREGLAATVLPTVVDPSRYAVKQHAETTTPRLVWIGSRSTLQYVRGQLPALQAAAERTAGLRLLTIADQTLADAPLPIDHEPWSAETEAAALVRGDIGIAPTPTDPWTLGKCGFKIVQYMAAGLPVVASPVGANAELVREGVTGFLPTSAAEWADAIRRLATDVDLRRQMGEAGRRRVEEQFCLEKVADIWATLL, encoded by the coding sequence ATGAAGCGAGTTCTCATCCTGGCCAACAATCTCCGGCAGGCCTCCTACCGTGTTCGCGTCGAGGCGCTGCTGCCGTTGCTGCGTGATCGCGGATTTCAGATTACGGTCGGGCTTCGCAAAACCAATCCGATCACGACCTGGCGACTGCTGGCATCGGCGGGGGCGTATGACACCGTCGTGCTGCAGCGAAAAATGCTCGAAGGCTGGGAAGCACGCGTCCTTCGCAAGGCCGCCAAGCGCGTGATCTACGATATCGACGACGCCCTGATGTACTTCAATCGCCCGGTGAGCTGGCACAGCAAGCTGCGAACGCGGCTGCGCTTCCGCGCCACCGTGCGGGCGGTCGACCACGTGGTGGCCGGGAACGAATACCTCGCCGACATCTTCCGCCGGGAAGGCCTGGCGGCGACCGTCCTGCCGACCGTCGTCGATCCGTCACGATATGCCGTCAAGCAGCACGCCGAGACGACCACCCCGCGACTGGTCTGGATCGGATCCCGCTCAACATTGCAGTACGTCCGCGGGCAGTTGCCGGCGTTGCAGGCGGCGGCGGAGAGAACGGCGGGCCTGCGGCTTCTGACGATCGCCGACCAGACGCTCGCCGACGCCCCCCTTCCCATCGATCACGAGCCTTGGTCGGCCGAGACCGAAGCGGCGGCGCTAGTTCGCGGGGATATCGGTATTGCGCCCACGCCGACCGACCCCTGGACCCTGGGGAAATGCGGATTCAAGATCGTCCAGTACATGGCCGCCGGTTTGCCCGTCGTGGCTTCGCCGGTCGGCGCCAACGCGGAGTTGGTTCGCGAAGGCGTGACCGGTTTTCTGCCAACAAGTGCCGCCGAGTGGGCCGACGCCATACGACGCCTGGCAACCGACGTCGATCTGCGCCGACAGATGGGCGAGGCAGGGCGACGGCGCGTGGAGGAACAGTTCTGCCTGGAGAAGGTCGCCGACATCTGGGCGACCCTGCTCTAA
- a CDS encoding protein kinase domain-containing protein — MSAATDSISTNGVSSEKLRAEICGYPVDSTLKSSLAGDTDFLGPSYLAIGPGGRGIVLKPLDRDCIIKQGLHPSIKERLGRVRELALAGVANLYGVEREPENAAPNEAWLIWEYVQGKTLTDYAADAGCTQRKLALAARELVLMVESLHRQGIVHGAIRGSNVVVDAHGNVRLTHVSPLLYTDPADDLWGVVNTLQAILHDRKEEKTPLGTIVAGIEAMLSPEDGVAPGSEAVLRILATRLSGIIESRERVGVSPAALVEPEHTPRRRSLFWALVVMTFGIAAAYAGWRIVKFPNDPVPDWIKSGKSWIEERLPDTAPGAKQSSLSPGFYSVACDS, encoded by the coding sequence ATGTCCGCCGCGACCGACTCCATCTCGACCAACGGCGTGTCATCGGAGAAATTGCGGGCCGAGATCTGCGGTTATCCCGTCGATTCGACGCTGAAGTCGTCCCTCGCCGGCGACACCGATTTTCTGGGCCCGAGCTACCTCGCGATCGGGCCCGGCGGGCGCGGCATCGTGCTCAAACCCCTCGACCGCGACTGCATCATCAAGCAGGGACTTCACCCCAGCATCAAGGAACGCCTCGGACGTGTCCGCGAACTGGCATTGGCGGGCGTGGCGAACCTTTATGGCGTCGAACGCGAGCCGGAAAACGCCGCGCCGAACGAGGCCTGGCTCATTTGGGAATACGTGCAGGGCAAGACCCTGACCGACTACGCCGCCGACGCCGGCTGCACCCAGCGGAAGCTGGCCCTGGCCGCTCGTGAGCTGGTGCTGATGGTCGAATCGCTGCATCGCCAGGGCATCGTGCACGGTGCGATCCGTGGATCGAATGTCGTCGTCGATGCCCACGGCAACGTCCGGCTGACACACGTCAGCCCGCTTCTTTACACCGATCCCGCGGATGACCTCTGGGGCGTGGTCAACACGCTGCAGGCGATCCTGCACGATCGCAAGGAAGAAAAGACGCCACTCGGGACGATCGTCGCCGGCATCGAAGCGATGCTTTCGCCAGAGGACGGCGTGGCACCCGGGAGCGAGGCCGTACTGCGGATCCTGGCGACCCGGCTATCGGGAATCATCGAATCGCGGGAGCGTGTCGGCGTCTCCCCCGCCGCATTGGTCGAGCCCGAGCACACGCCGCGACGGCGGTCGCTCTTCTGGGCATTGGTCGTCATGACGTTTGGCATCGCGGCGGCGTACGCCGGCTGGCGGATCGTCAAGTTTCCCAACGACCCCGTTCCCGACTGGATAAAATCAGGCAAGTCCTGGATCGAGGAGCGGCTTCCGGACACGGCCCCCGGCGCAAAGCAGTCATCGTTGTCCCCTGGCTTCTATTCCGTGGCCTGCGACTCATGA
- a CDS encoding TlpA family protein disulfide reductase: protein MAHAPTRWHRRFCAVRTSVAVALLATGVVAAAPADQKPADQKPGDQKPARDDTARVKVTKADGPELLKPKTPATKPATQPAKAKLDVSKDARELLDAVRAAYKGVESLKLAGTISADIDMNGEKNKNSSEFEASFQSPLKFRHQTREHLTGGKAESQFFGGTGKKLYAFESRYNYFYLADAPKDRVKSGELPKQLVGLMSQLNPSLLLAIVPDAAEELMDGVDKLAKVDDVKIDDVAYPALKLSFGKESELTIAFDSKSHLIRRTVWDRKGYAIEKKQQDVKKVEVTIDYALSQANASVKDVDFNWTPPVGARDVTALAEAGGGAADDGPEDGAASALVGKPAPDFKLKDLEGKEVKLSDLKGQVVMLDFWATWCGPCRASMPHLDAIYKEFGDKGLKAFAVNLREKDTVIKPFVEKTKLGMPVLLDVEGKVAKSFGVSGIPQTVVIDKDGKIVKVTVGSGTHEQIKTAIEEALK from the coding sequence ATGGCACACGCCCCTACTCGCTGGCATCGTCGATTCTGCGCCGTTCGGACATCGGTTGCCGTCGCCCTTCTGGCGACCGGCGTGGTTGCCGCCGCCCCAGCTGATCAGAAGCCGGCTGACCAGAAGCCGGGCGACCAGAAGCCGGCCAGGGATGACACCGCCAGGGTGAAGGTGACGAAGGCGGACGGCCCGGAACTGCTGAAGCCTAAGACCCCCGCGACCAAGCCGGCGACACAGCCGGCCAAGGCGAAGCTGGACGTGTCGAAGGACGCCCGCGAACTGCTCGACGCCGTCCGCGCTGCGTACAAGGGCGTCGAATCGCTGAAGCTGGCCGGCACGATTTCCGCCGACATCGACATGAACGGCGAGAAGAACAAGAACAGCAGCGAGTTCGAGGCGAGCTTCCAGTCGCCGCTGAAGTTCCGCCATCAGACCCGCGAACACCTGACGGGCGGCAAGGCCGAATCGCAGTTCTTCGGCGGCACCGGAAAGAAGCTCTACGCGTTCGAGTCGCGGTACAACTATTTCTACCTCGCGGACGCTCCGAAAGACCGCGTCAAATCCGGCGAGCTGCCGAAGCAGCTCGTGGGCCTGATGTCGCAACTCAACCCGTCGCTGCTGCTGGCTATCGTCCCCGATGCCGCCGAGGAACTGATGGACGGCGTCGATAAGCTGGCCAAGGTGGATGACGTCAAGATTGACGACGTTGCTTATCCGGCGCTCAAGCTGTCATTCGGCAAGGAGTCGGAGCTGACGATCGCGTTCGACAGCAAGTCGCACCTGATCCGCCGGACCGTCTGGGATCGCAAGGGGTATGCGATCGAGAAGAAACAGCAGGACGTCAAGAAGGTGGAAGTGACGATCGACTACGCGCTATCGCAGGCCAATGCGAGCGTGAAGGATGTCGATTTCAACTGGACGCCGCCCGTTGGCGCCCGTGACGTGACAGCCCTGGCCGAAGCCGGCGGCGGCGCGGCCGACGACGGCCCGGAAGATGGTGCCGCCAGCGCGCTGGTCGGTAAGCCGGCGCCGGACTTCAAGCTGAAAGACCTCGAGGGCAAGGAAGTGAAGCTGTCCGACCTGAAGGGGCAGGTCGTGATGCTCGACTTCTGGGCGACTTGGTGCGGGCCGTGCCGCGCGTCGATGCCGCATCTCGACGCGATCTACAAGGAGTTCGGCGACAAGGGACTTAAAGCGTTCGCCGTCAACCTGCGGGAAAAGGACACCGTCATCAAGCCGTTCGTCGAAAAGACGAAGCTGGGCATGCCGGTGCTGCTCGATGTCGAAGGCAAGGTCGCCAAGAGCTTCGGCGTCAGCGGCATTCCGCAAACCGTGGTGATCGACAAGGACGGCAAGATCGTCAAGGTGACGGTCGGCTCGGGCACGCACGAGCAGATCAAGACGGCGATCGAGGAAGCACTCAAGTAG
- a CDS encoding MBL fold metallo-hydrolase, whose amino-acid sequence MSLDLCILASGSAGNCSVVRSARGTLLIDAGLSPRATERRLAAIGVRLDRIAGVCLTHLDSDHLSASFLAWLCRNGVPIFCHHDKVDALGAIAGRRTIVLRNVQHFGEDGFEPLDGLNVEAIPVHHDAEGSHAFVLEATESRSSAVRIGFATDLGRVPHLLIDRFCDNGGLDILAIESNYCPQMQASSSRPEFLKRRITGGHGHLSNQQAFDAVKRILDRQLAQGNGLPGSVALLHRSQECNCPTKVREMFSRDVRIAKRLVLAEQTESTGWLARRVARIEQMLLWG is encoded by the coding sequence ATGTCTCTCGACCTCTGCATTCTCGCCAGCGGCAGTGCGGGCAATTGCTCGGTGGTTCGGTCCGCGCGCGGCACCCTGCTGATCGACGCCGGCCTCTCACCACGGGCGACGGAGCGGCGGCTGGCGGCCATCGGTGTTCGCCTCGACCGCATCGCCGGCGTCTGCCTCACCCACCTCGACAGCGACCACCTGTCCGCCAGCTTCCTCGCCTGGCTGTGCCGCAACGGTGTCCCGATCTTCTGCCATCACGACAAGGTCGATGCGCTGGGCGCCATCGCCGGCCGGCGGACCATCGTGCTGCGTAACGTGCAACACTTCGGCGAAGACGGCTTCGAGCCGTTGGACGGACTCAACGTGGAGGCGATTCCCGTCCATCATGACGCGGAGGGATCGCACGCGTTCGTCCTGGAGGCCACCGAGTCGCGGTCTTCGGCCGTCCGTATCGGTTTCGCGACCGACCTCGGCCGGGTTCCGCACCTGCTCATCGACCGCTTTTGCGACAACGGCGGACTCGACATCCTGGCGATCGAAAGCAACTACTGCCCGCAGATGCAGGCCAGCAGCAGCCGGCCGGAGTTTCTCAAAAGGCGGATCACCGGCGGCCACGGCCATCTGTCGAACCAGCAGGCGTTTGACGCGGTGAAGCGAATCCTGGATCGGCAACTAGCTCAGGGGAATGGCCTGCCCGGCAGCGTCGCATTGCTGCACCGCAGCCAGGAGTGTAACTGTCCGACGAAGGTGCGCGAGATGTTCTCGCGCGACGTGCGGATCGCCAAACGGCTTGTTTTGGCCGAGCAGACGGAGTCGACGGGGTGGCTGGCGCGGCGGGTAGCCAGAATCGAGCAGATGCTGCTCTGGGGTTAG
- a CDS encoding calcium-binding protein, whose translation MSQPTLSATVESLESRRLMSASPVFVAGGTLFVFGRGNAENSVVVSRSTDDKIAVSFDASVPGVSAVRSFSQLFDAADVQNVIVRGGRLNDTIEVGKLDAGWTIPVFVQAGAGNDTVWTGAGNDVIFGADGDDDIDAGDGLNLVNGGKGLDTIVTGSGNDLIAGGNDRDTIHSGAGDDLVRAGDGDDDVTLGDGNDRASGQLGNDVIRGEGGNDNLWGGRGDDVIYGGDGDDLLGGVFDYNSLYGQAGQDTFVMVDPDANSHDFNDLEDIMRLTKKKSDGDVVETV comes from the coding sequence ATGTCGCAGCCCACGTTGTCCGCTACGGTCGAATCGCTCGAGTCCCGCCGACTGATGTCCGCCTCGCCGGTATTCGTCGCCGGCGGGACGTTGTTCGTCTTCGGGAGAGGCAATGCCGAGAACTCGGTGGTTGTCTCCCGATCCACAGACGACAAGATCGCGGTGTCGTTCGACGCCTCGGTCCCCGGCGTGAGCGCCGTCCGCTCGTTCAGCCAGCTGTTCGATGCGGCCGACGTGCAGAACGTCATCGTTCGCGGTGGCAGGCTCAACGACACGATCGAGGTCGGAAAGCTCGACGCGGGCTGGACCATTCCCGTCTTCGTTCAGGCCGGCGCGGGCAACGACACCGTCTGGACCGGTGCCGGCAACGACGTCATCTTCGGCGCTGACGGTGACGACGATATCGACGCCGGTGACGGCCTGAACCTCGTCAACGGCGGCAAGGGGCTGGACACCATCGTCACCGGCTCGGGCAACGACCTCATCGCGGGTGGAAACGACCGGGACACGATTCATTCCGGTGCCGGCGACGACCTGGTCCGCGCCGGTGACGGCGACGACGACGTGACCCTGGGTGACGGCAACGACCGCGCCAGCGGTCAACTGGGCAACGACGTCATCCGCGGCGAAGGCGGTAACGACAATCTCTGGGGCGGCCGTGGCGATGACGTCATCTACGGCGGCGACGGCGACGATCTGCTCGGCGGCGTCTTCGACTACAACTCGCTCTACGGCCAGGCGGGGCAGGACACCTTCGTCATGGTCGACCCCGACGCCAACTCACACGACTTCAACGACCTTGAAGACATCATGCGCCTGACGAAGAAGAAGTCTGACGGCGATGTCGTCGAGACGGTCTGA
- a CDS encoding DUF58 domain-containing protein produces the protein MNFVSRFLDPALIEKLNHLQLSARSVVEGTISGLHRSPVKGASVEFRQHRFYSPGDELRRLDWRVLGRTDRPYIKEYDEETNLRCLLMLDASGSMSYAGKGDGPLKPREDGSTTGKFDYASRLLASLAYLMLGQTESVGIASFSSKIDHWLAPKAGIKQLSHLIDILERSTPRGPSNLGPALTEAADRLDRRALVIAVSDCFSPVVEIRKGLSRLQHDRHEAIVIQVLHQDEVHFPFKRWSRFRGMEGEKSRLCEPAIVRKVYLDNFRRHRADLEQTCRAMGAEFYSFVTERSLIESVTTLLRRRAV, from the coding sequence ATGAACTTCGTCAGCCGATTTCTCGACCCCGCCCTCATCGAGAAGCTGAACCACCTTCAGCTTTCGGCGCGCAGCGTCGTCGAAGGCACCATCAGCGGCCTGCACCGCAGCCCGGTGAAGGGGGCCAGCGTCGAGTTCCGGCAGCATCGGTTCTATTCGCCCGGCGACGAACTTCGGCGGCTCGATTGGCGCGTGTTGGGGCGGACCGATCGGCCTTACATCAAGGAATACGACGAAGAGACCAATCTCCGCTGCCTGCTGATGCTCGACGCCAGCGGGTCGATGTCGTACGCCGGCAAGGGCGACGGCCCGCTCAAACCGCGTGAAGACGGCTCGACCACCGGCAAGTTCGATTACGCGTCCCGACTGCTGGCGTCGCTGGCGTACCTGATGCTGGGGCAGACCGAGAGCGTGGGGATCGCCAGCTTCTCGTCGAAGATCGACCACTGGCTGGCACCGAAGGCGGGGATCAAGCAGTTGTCGCACCTGATCGATATCCTGGAGCGGTCTACCCCGCGCGGTCCGTCGAACCTCGGCCCGGCGTTGACCGAAGCCGCCGACCGGCTCGACCGGCGCGCACTGGTCATCGCGGTCTCCGATTGCTTCTCCCCGGTCGTCGAGATTCGCAAAGGGTTGTCGCGCCTTCAGCACGACCGCCATGAGGCGATTGTGATCCAGGTATTGCACCAGGATGAGGTGCATTTTCCGTTCAAGCGATGGTCGCGTTTTCGCGGGATGGAGGGGGAGAAATCACGGCTCTGCGAGCCGGCGATCGTGCGGAAGGTGTATCTCGACAACTTCCGCAGGCACCGGGCCGACCTGGAGCAGACCTGCCGTGCGATGGGGGCCGAGTTCTATTCGTTCGTTACCGAACGGTCGCTGATTGAAAGCGTGACGACGCTGCTGCGACGCCGGGCGGTGTGA
- a CDS encoding glycosyltransferase — MSERKVTVVWLMNSMPPYRSSVCLRARRELKLDLVSAVTHDPCEGNRWPRVPQEVLPQVFFAPHQMPGPVSRGELAGDVFKAMKVLRWIWRVRPAAMIVYGYNDFTRMLAVAWCRISGTPVFVAGDSNIHGESRRPLIRALKSAYLSPLLRLTNGAMPHGSLGSAYFRKYGVPRSRIYRLPLEPDYASIAAVSADRIHSIATRLGFAPDRRRIVYSGRLVEVKRVDLLIQAFNRIAVQRPDWDLIVLGSGPLESQLRDAVAADLVARVQFVPAFRDPQDVFAVYRSCDVLVLPSDYEPWAIVINEAAASGLAMVCSDVVGAAADLLRDGVNGRSFRRGSLDGLTAALLDVTEPANLSLYKAASPQVVADWRRDADPVQGIARALRDNGITVG, encoded by the coding sequence ATGAGCGAACGAAAAGTGACGGTGGTCTGGCTGATGAACTCCATGCCGCCGTACCGGTCGAGCGTCTGCCTGCGGGCACGCCGTGAACTGAAGCTCGACCTGGTCTCGGCCGTCACCCACGACCCTTGCGAAGGCAATCGCTGGCCCCGGGTGCCCCAGGAAGTCCTGCCGCAGGTCTTTTTTGCCCCCCATCAAATGCCCGGCCCCGTCTCCAGGGGCGAACTCGCCGGCGATGTCTTCAAGGCAATGAAAGTTCTCCGCTGGATCTGGCGCGTTCGCCCGGCGGCGATGATCGTGTACGGCTACAACGACTTCACCCGCATGCTCGCCGTCGCATGGTGCCGCATCTCCGGTACTCCGGTGTTCGTGGCAGGCGACAGCAACATTCACGGCGAAAGCCGCCGTCCGCTGATCCGGGCGCTGAAGTCCGCCTACCTGTCGCCGCTGCTGCGCCTGACAAACGGCGCGATGCCGCACGGGTCGCTCGGGTCGGCCTATTTTCGCAAGTATGGGGTTCCCCGATCGCGGATCTATCGGCTTCCTCTCGAGCCCGACTACGCGTCCATTGCCGCGGTGTCGGCCGACCGCATCCACTCGATCGCGACGCGACTCGGATTCGCCCCAGATCGCCGTCGCATCGTCTACAGTGGCCGGCTGGTTGAGGTCAAACGAGTCGACCTGCTGATCCAGGCCTTCAATCGAATTGCCGTCCAACGCCCCGACTGGGACCTGATCGTCCTCGGCTCCGGCCCGCTGGAAAGCCAGCTGCGCGATGCGGTGGCGGCTGATCTTGTCGCGCGGGTGCAGTTCGTCCCGGCGTTTCGCGATCCGCAGGATGTATTTGCCGTCTACCGCTCGTGCGACGTGCTGGTGCTGCCGAGCGATTACGAACCCTGGGCGATTGTCATCAACGAAGCCGCCGCCAGCGGACTTGCCATGGTTTGCAGCGATGTCGTGGGGGCGGCGGCCGACCTACTGCGGGACGGCGTCAACGGCCGATCGTTCCGCCGGGGAAGCCTCGACGGTCTGACTGCCGCACTGCTCGACGTGACCGAACCTGCGAACCTGAGTCTTTACAAGGCGGCCTCGCCGCAGGTGGTTGCGGATTGGCGGCGCGATGCCGACCCGGTGCAGGGCATCGCCCGCGCGCTGCGCGATAACGGGATCACTGTCGGCTGA